From Bacillus basilensis, a single genomic window includes:
- a CDS encoding YqbF domain-containing protein gives MKVVTLRYGGTYTAYGQKFKNGQEETVANDKADYLVSTGHFELVKEVDKKEKET, from the coding sequence ATGAAAGTAGTTACGCTGCGATACGGTGGAACATACACCGCTTATGGACAAAAGTTTAAAAATGGCCAAGAAGAAACAGTTGCAAATGATAAAGCAGATTACCTTGTAAGTACTGGACATTTTGAGCTTGTAAAAGAAGTCGATAAGAAGGAGAAAGAAACATAA
- a CDS encoding HK97-gp10 family putative phage morphogenesis protein produces the protein MSSSVEVEFSSNMEQVKTQINNMCVEKVTGATIHLQNQVKKTLTGSRSGKQYKIPHTSRKYTASKPGEAPAVRTADLLNSIKYNIKRSQSEVLGGVGSDLKKAIWLENGTSNMEARPFLLKTFEKERRELKRMMGG, from the coding sequence ATGTCTAGTTCAGTAGAAGTTGAGTTCAGTAGCAATATGGAGCAAGTAAAGACACAAATCAATAATATGTGTGTTGAAAAAGTAACCGGTGCTACAATCCATTTGCAAAATCAAGTCAAAAAAACTCTTACAGGTAGTCGTAGTGGTAAACAATACAAAATACCACATACAAGCCGCAAATATACTGCTTCTAAGCCAGGTGAAGCACCTGCTGTTCGTACCGCTGATTTATTAAACTCTATTAAGTACAACATTAAAAGGTCGCAATCAGAAGTTTTAGGCGGTGTAGGAAGTGATCTAAAGAAAGCAATTTGGCTTGAAAATGGTACAAGTAATATGGAAGCCCGTCCATTCTTACTAAAAACGTTTGAAAAAGAACGCAGAGAGCTTAAAAGAATGATGGGAGGGTAA
- a CDS encoding phage tail tape measure protein, producing the protein MLAEMFQLFGTIGIKADGAYKDLKQFEDRVQQTANGMHDKFQKAGESISHVGNKMKDVGTNMTAGVSLPLAGIGTAAVKVASDFDASNRKLESTLGLSKEATKELGNVAKETWKDGFGESIEEVDEAVIQVSQNMKNLSFDEMQGATQSAMTLAKTFDTDVNEVTRGAGQLMNQFGLDAQETFDLLASGGQAGLNFSNEMFDNISEYAPLFKQAGFSAEEMFTIMANGTQDGSYNLDYVNDLVKEFGIRVQDGSKGVTEAFAEMSPETQKVWDNFNKGKGTAADVFNAVLGDLGKMDDKVKANQLGVAVFGTKWEDMGAEAVLGLTNTDGALRDVDGSMKKMQKTQQEAFGVRWQKLTRTTMASLEPLGQAIIDIAEVALPPIIKAVELAAKAFSSIPKPIQIGIVAILGMVAVLGPLVAVMGFMTSGVGAFVGSFRFLVPVLSKVPLLFTGILKLGPRLIGMFGMIGRAVAFLGSTAFAGLLKVGPKLIGMFGAIGRALAILGRSAMTLLMNPWTIAILAIVGLVYLIYKNWDDVVKYTKQAVKWIGDVCSKGWDATVKGAKSAWSGLSKFFSGFWEGTKKVFHASVSFIGKILEATWRGIAAVIKFYINFWKKAFELGWIAIKFIFNAALNILKSVVKFALEFIKNVISFYIKIWQTIFRVGWNLIKTIFVSILNFLKSFIRASFTLIQNIISVSMNFIKNVISTTLAIIKNIFFTVLNFIKNLVVTSFNFIKNTIVTILTTVKNFIYQSFEFIKNTILSAVRIFVNFIVDNFTKIRNTIFSVMGACKDFIVSSFAVIKKAMTSAFTGIVDTVTKVFSKVGSIVKDVAKDAVSWGKDIIAGIGEGMAAMGGWVADKAKGVVSGIPKAVKKFFGIRSPSRLMMEFGGFITEGLGVGMENMIPAVDRASELLNKAVVPPKPMKLVTDVSTQIGQMGARSADLIGKTAHPYAGQTQVEKKTDKGVTIQNATFKVSVEKLQSADDFVKMRKLLQNVVADDLMGMAVRNV; encoded by the coding sequence ATGTTAGCTGAAATGTTCCAACTGTTCGGAACGATTGGTATTAAAGCAGACGGCGCTTATAAAGATTTAAAACAATTTGAAGATCGAGTACAACAAACTGCAAACGGAATGCATGATAAGTTCCAAAAAGCAGGAGAATCCATTAGCCATGTAGGTAACAAAATGAAAGATGTTGGTACTAACATGACTGCTGGTGTTTCACTACCTTTAGCTGGTATTGGTACTGCAGCTGTTAAAGTAGCGTCCGATTTTGATGCTTCTAATAGGAAACTAGAATCTACACTTGGTTTATCAAAAGAAGCTACAAAAGAGCTTGGTAATGTTGCGAAAGAGACCTGGAAAGATGGATTTGGGGAAAGTATAGAAGAAGTTGATGAAGCTGTAATACAAGTAAGTCAAAACATGAAGAACCTTTCTTTCGATGAAATGCAGGGAGCTACGCAAAGCGCTATGACTCTTGCAAAAACTTTCGACACTGACGTTAATGAGGTTACACGAGGGGCCGGACAACTTATGAATCAGTTCGGGTTAGATGCACAAGAGACATTTGACCTTTTAGCATCTGGTGGACAAGCTGGCTTAAACTTCTCAAACGAAATGTTCGATAACATTTCCGAATACGCGCCTTTATTTAAGCAAGCAGGTTTTTCTGCAGAAGAGATGTTTACCATTATGGCAAATGGAACACAAGATGGTTCATACAATCTCGATTACGTGAACGACCTGGTAAAAGAGTTCGGTATTCGTGTACAAGATGGATCAAAAGGTGTGACAGAAGCCTTTGCAGAAATGAGTCCAGAAACTCAAAAGGTTTGGGACAATTTCAATAAAGGTAAAGGAACTGCTGCAGATGTATTTAACGCAGTACTTGGCGATTTAGGGAAAATGGACGATAAAGTCAAAGCCAATCAGCTTGGCGTTGCTGTATTCGGTACTAAATGGGAAGACATGGGAGCTGAAGCTGTATTAGGGCTTACTAATACCGATGGTGCATTACGCGATGTTGACGGCAGTATGAAGAAAATGCAGAAGACGCAGCAAGAAGCCTTTGGTGTTCGCTGGCAAAAACTCACTCGTACTACAATGGCATCATTAGAACCGTTAGGCCAGGCAATAATTGATATTGCAGAAGTTGCCCTTCCTCCTATTATCAAAGCTGTAGAATTAGCTGCAAAGGCGTTTAGTTCTATTCCAAAACCAATCCAAATTGGTATCGTAGCAATTTTAGGTATGGTTGCAGTATTAGGGCCATTAGTCGCCGTGATGGGCTTTATGACAAGTGGAGTAGGTGCATTTGTCGGTTCATTCAGATTCCTAGTACCCGTATTATCTAAGGTTCCATTGTTATTTACGGGTATATTAAAACTTGGTCCTAGATTAATTGGTATGTTCGGAATGATAGGGAGAGCAGTAGCTTTCTTAGGTAGCACTGCATTTGCAGGACTTTTAAAAGTAGGGCCTAAACTTATTGGAATGTTTGGTGCAATAGGTAGAGCGCTCGCTATACTCGGAAGATCTGCAATGACATTACTCATGAATCCCTGGACGATTGCAATATTAGCTATCGTTGGATTAGTATATTTAATTTATAAAAATTGGGATGATGTTGTTAAATATACGAAACAAGCAGTGAAATGGATAGGTGATGTATGTTCTAAGGGATGGGATGCAACCGTAAAAGGTGCGAAATCAGCTTGGTCCGGTTTATCTAAGTTCTTTTCTGGATTTTGGGAGGGAACGAAAAAGGTCTTCCATGCCTCTGTATCATTTATAGGAAAAATACTCGAAGCGACTTGGCGTGGTATAGCTGCAGTAATAAAGTTTTACATTAATTTCTGGAAAAAAGCATTCGAACTTGGGTGGATTGCTATAAAATTCATTTTTAATGCCGCTTTAAATATTTTAAAAAGCGTTGTTAAATTTGCCTTAGAATTTATAAAAAACGTAATTTCTTTTTATATAAAAATATGGCAAACGATTTTTAGAGTTGGATGGAATTTAATAAAAACGATATTCGTTTCAATTTTAAATTTCTTGAAGTCGTTTATTCGCGCTTCCTTTACTTTGATACAGAACATTATCTCTGTATCTATGAATTTTATAAAAAATGTAATCTCTACAACGCTAGCAATCATAAAAAATATATTCTTTACCGTACTAAATTTTATAAAAAATCTAGTAGTTACTAGCTTCAATTTTATAAAAAATACGATAGTTACAATTTTAACTACTGTCAAAAATTTTATATACCAATCATTTGAATTTATAAAAAATACGATACTCTCTGCAGTACGGATTTTTGTTAATTTCATAGTTGATAATTTCACCAAAATAAGAAACACCATCTTTTCGGTGATGGGAGCTTGCAAAGATTTTATAGTATCAAGTTTTGCTGTTATAAAAAAAGCGATGACCAGTGCTTTTACTGGAATAGTTGATACCGTAACAAAAGTTTTTAGCAAAGTAGGCTCTATTGTTAAAGATGTAGCAAAAGATGCAGTTAGCTGGGGAAAAGATATCATTGCTGGTATTGGTGAAGGTATGGCTGCAATGGGTGGCTGGGTAGCTGATAAAGCAAAAGGCGTAGTTAGCGGAATTCCAAAAGCAGTTAAAAAGTTCTTTGGTATTCGAAGTCCTTCACGCCTAATGATGGAATTCGGTGGATTTATTACAGAAGGTCTAGGTGTAGGTATGGAAAACATGATCCCTGCAGTAGATAGAGCTTCTGAACTACTAAATAAAGCTGTTGTTCCACCTAAACCAATGAAACTAGTAACCGATGTATCTACTCAAATCGGGCAAATGGGAGCGCGCTCTGCTGATTTAATTGGTAAGACAGCACATCCATATGCTGGACAAACCCAGGTTGAGAAGAAAACCGATAAGGGTGTAACGATTCAAAATGCTACATTTAAAGTCTCTGTTGAAAAACTACAATCCGCAGACGACTTTGTAAAAATGAGAAAGTTACTACAAAACGTAGTTGCTGATGATCTAATGGGAATGGCGGTGCGAAATGTATGA
- a CDS encoding Low copy number virion structural protein — protein MFETNYLAGGRLDPPFHPTKTEPFIPGFIMDSFSFQTNETTYTLPADMELYAISVSASIYELDDKWSLIVNGQTVCQDIYTKRIPEGMHFMVYKAVAAGSTITFRFHNQGILDKTVWF, from the coding sequence TTGTTTGAAACAAATTATTTAGCCGGTGGCCGATTAGATCCACCTTTTCATCCAACAAAAACAGAGCCATTTATACCTGGTTTCATTATGGATTCTTTCTCATTCCAAACAAATGAAACTACATACACTTTACCTGCAGATATGGAACTGTATGCAATAAGTGTAAGTGCATCTATATATGAATTAGATGATAAATGGAGCTTAATCGTGAACGGACAAACTGTTTGCCAGGATATCTATACGAAGCGTATTCCCGAAGGTATGCACTTTATGGTTTATAAAGCAGTCGCAGCAGGAAGCACAATAACATTCCGATTCCATAACCAAGGGATTCTTGATAAAACGGTATGGTTTTAG
- a CDS encoding Low copy number virion structural protein, protein MSFAVNYMAGGRFDAPYFPTKTEPFIQGRRIGIYDQIHVDKFSLAFETEMIAFSVAASHYSDRDYWNLFINGQQVFKEVYVKDVPEGFNFSVVKPIPANAEVKFEYHNASADKKTIWLNYQLLRD, encoded by the coding sequence ATGAGCTTTGCTGTTAACTATATGGCTGGTGGGCGATTTGACGCACCTTACTTCCCTACAAAGACAGAGCCATTTATCCAGGGGCGGAGAATTGGTATTTATGATCAAATCCATGTAGATAAGTTTTCATTAGCCTTTGAAACAGAAATGATTGCCTTCTCTGTTGCTGCTTCTCATTACAGTGATAGGGACTATTGGAATTTATTTATTAATGGCCAGCAAGTATTTAAAGAAGTTTATGTAAAAGATGTGCCGGAGGGATTTAATTTCTCCGTTGTAAAACCTATACCTGCTAATGCTGAAGTAAAGTTCGAATACCACAATGCATCCGCAGATAAAAAAACTATATGGCTTAATTACCAACTATTAAGAGATTAG
- a CDS encoding cell adhesion protein, translating to MSVGTNMKNPESGWIRKYCQPANAGSFFNGVSRTNQSGWFTVGTDEQAESGNAFYATSKVPSNELSFTFFGTGLRIMAGNDEVPISEYFALSIDGGEEKFVQLFAKTPQFTVVYENLQLENKEHNVTLRTAISSGKGSFTFLYAIDYLDLETAKKPLVSLYEKESGKIFTDDFDSIHPRWIMSPASAFDISAETSFLQINHDARKDVLLLVDKPAGDIAIQVTADYQPTVENDNGGLLIYQNADNKIEFLESYSKTSSKDHIEWLAVSQGNQWDFYSKTDSNFDYADSEKLGANKIGIILKKGIENQSKPLNVDRIIVTAGNKLKLRQLFPSGTVILKDDSGAVISKSLVNQNNTGIDITLPSLEFKGTVEIFDEKNVLTAAKEATFYGGDIYNIGSPLKILMHDKELNDTDPTNLGNMIEGQKVIRMSVQNDNISAVANLKISVQQYMDKVGVSWADVSLDGINFSEEISIGTLDAQKSKEFWVKVVKDYNYMGLEPIYFNIKLAHD from the coding sequence ATGAGCGTAGGAACAAATATGAAAAATCCGGAAAGCGGATGGATAAGAAAATATTGTCAACCTGCTAATGCAGGAAGTTTCTTTAATGGTGTAAGTCGAACTAATCAATCCGGTTGGTTTACTGTAGGAACGGATGAGCAAGCAGAAAGTGGAAATGCATTCTATGCGACTTCCAAGGTACCTTCTAACGAGTTATCTTTTACATTCTTCGGTACAGGTCTTCGAATTATGGCTGGGAATGATGAGGTTCCAATTAGTGAATATTTTGCCCTTAGTATTGATGGTGGTGAGGAGAAATTTGTGCAGCTTTTTGCTAAAACACCACAATTTACAGTTGTTTATGAAAACCTACAGTTAGAAAACAAAGAACATAACGTAACATTAAGAACAGCTATTAGCAGCGGTAAAGGGAGTTTTACTTTCTTATATGCTATTGATTACTTAGATTTAGAAACTGCAAAAAAACCGTTAGTTTCTTTGTATGAGAAAGAAAGCGGGAAAATATTTACAGATGATTTCGATTCAATACACCCACGGTGGATCATGTCCCCGGCAAGTGCATTTGATATTTCTGCCGAAACGAGTTTTTTACAAATAAACCATGATGCCCGCAAAGATGTTTTACTATTAGTCGATAAACCTGCAGGTGACATTGCAATACAAGTAACTGCAGATTATCAACCAACTGTAGAAAATGATAATGGTGGACTACTCATATACCAGAATGCTGATAACAAAATTGAATTCCTTGAATCTTATTCAAAAACTAGTTCAAAGGATCATATAGAATGGTTAGCTGTATCACAAGGGAATCAGTGGGATTTTTACAGTAAAACAGATTCCAATTTTGATTATGCTGACAGCGAAAAATTAGGAGCTAATAAGATTGGGATAATCTTAAAAAAAGGAATAGAAAACCAATCCAAACCGTTAAATGTCGATCGTATTATTGTTACTGCGGGTAATAAATTAAAACTACGACAACTCTTTCCAAGTGGTACAGTTATATTAAAAGATGATAGTGGGGCAGTCATTTCTAAAAGCTTAGTAAATCAAAACAACACAGGAATAGATATTACTTTACCGTCATTAGAATTTAAGGGAACTGTAGAAATATTCGATGAAAAAAATGTACTAACAGCAGCTAAGGAAGCAACCTTTTATGGTGGCGATATATATAATATAGGTTCACCTTTAAAAATTTTAATGCATGACAAAGAGTTAAATGATACGGATCCAACCAACTTAGGAAATATGATAGAGGGTCAAAAAGTTATTCGAATGTCTGTACAAAATGACAATATATCTGCTGTGGCCAACCTAAAAATATCTGTTCAACAATACATGGATAAGGTCGGAGTTTCCTGGGCAGATGTTTCACTAGATGGTATTAATTTTTCAGAAGAAATTTCAATCGGTACTTTAGATGCTCAAAAGTCTAAAGAATTCTGGGTTAAAGTTGTAAAAGACTATAATTATATGGGCCTTGAACCAATTTATTTCAATATTAAACTAGCACATGATTAG
- a CDS encoding phage holin family protein, which yields MERIQELIKALNISDVITSTQFKVGGAIGGGLGTIISLLYGKANVIWIGIYCWIIMLDWITGSKASKLDGTYSSQYGIEGITRTVVLLSLPALAHLFDIALKLPDFFFFMVVGGLSYHIFNSFAANCARIGWEKWIPAWLLESVASEIQAKIQRSDARKEKQNKK from the coding sequence TTGGAAAGAATTCAAGAACTCATCAAGGCATTAAATATATCTGATGTAATTACAAGTACTCAATTTAAAGTAGGTGGTGCTATAGGTGGTGGATTAGGAACAATAATTAGTTTGCTATATGGTAAGGCGAATGTAATTTGGATTGGAATCTACTGCTGGATTATCATGTTGGACTGGATTACTGGTAGTAAAGCTTCAAAGCTAGATGGAACATACAGCAGCCAATACGGAATTGAAGGCATCACGAGAACCGTGGTGCTTTTATCATTACCGGCTCTTGCACATTTATTTGATATCGCTCTTAAACTACCGGATTTCTTTTTCTTCATGGTAGTTGGTGGATTGAGCTATCACATTTTTAATAGTTTCGCTGCAAACTGTGCACGAATTGGCTGGGAAAAATGGATTCCTGCATGGTTATTAGAAAGTGTAGCGTCCGAAATTCAAGCAAAAATACAAAGGTCTGATGCAAGAAAAGAAAAACAAAACAAAAAATAA
- a CDS encoding N-acetylmuramoyl-L-alanine amidase, giving the protein MKKPLKLFSSLFMTLLLLFSFATASFADRVLIIQDLPKQAYRNGVGAYEGVVAHSTATPEAPAISIRNYEARTWRSAFVHYAVDWNETIQIASTNYIAYGAGPAANKRFVHVELSETSNLAKFKSSYVRYVKLLAKILKDRGIHPSKGLWTHKDITYKLGGTDHEDPLDYLRSHGVSESQFRADVQKAYEGATVTVKPKPQEPIQNVVGATGVAYIDGYKVNLRSGPSTNYGIIRQLSKEESYQVWGKQGDWLNLGGNQWIYNNPSYIKYQGEQTPAASSVIGKRVVSKVDNLRFYDSASWCDKDVAGTVDEGLGFTIDAKVSVNGSPQYKVHNSKGTTYYVTANEAYVYVK; this is encoded by the coding sequence ATGAAAAAACCATTGAAACTATTTAGTTCATTATTTATGACTCTATTGCTCTTATTTTCGTTCGCTACGGCTTCTTTTGCCGATAGAGTACTAATTATCCAAGACTTGCCGAAACAAGCCTATCGTAACGGTGTAGGCGCGTATGAGGGCGTTGTAGCACATAGTACAGCAACACCAGAAGCGCCAGCAATTAGTATTAGAAATTATGAAGCTAGAACATGGAGAAGTGCATTTGTACATTACGCTGTAGATTGGAACGAAACAATCCAAATTGCATCAACAAACTATATCGCTTACGGCGCTGGACCAGCTGCAAATAAAAGATTTGTTCACGTAGAACTTTCCGAAACTAGTAATCTAGCTAAATTTAAATCTTCTTACGTACGTTATGTAAAACTATTAGCTAAGATTTTAAAAGATAGAGGGATTCATCCAAGCAAAGGATTATGGACACATAAAGATATTACTTATAAATTAGGTGGCACCGACCACGAAGATCCGCTTGATTATCTTCGCAGTCACGGTGTATCAGAATCACAATTCAGAGCAGACGTACAAAAGGCATATGAGGGCGCAACAGTTACAGTTAAACCAAAACCACAAGAACCTATTCAAAACGTTGTAGGAGCAACAGGAGTAGCTTATATCGATGGATATAAAGTAAACCTTAGAAGTGGGCCATCAACAAATTACGGTATTATCCGTCAATTAAGTAAAGAGGAATCATATCAAGTATGGGGAAAACAAGGTGATTGGTTAAATCTTGGTGGTAATCAATGGATTTATAACAACCCATCCTACATTAAATATCAAGGAGAACAAACTCCTGCTGCAAGTTCAGTTATAGGGAAACGAGTTGTTTCTAAAGTGGACAACCTTCGCTTCTATGATTCTGCTTCTTGGTGTGATAAAGATGTAGCAGGAACGGTAGATGAAGGGCTTGGTTTTACTATTGATGCTAAAGTATCCGTTAATGGTTCACCGCAATATAAAGTACACAACAGTAAGGGAACAACATACTATGTAACTGCAAATGAAGCCTATGTGTATGTGAAGTAA
- a CDS encoding tetratricopeptide repeat protein: MSVEIISKEEITKLLNDWYQSMIAQRVLQSKKIKEDIENKINHIKEDKTILIYYALLNARYNLLIRDMDSSKDILDKIEILPEQAETLLEYYHHLFKAIYAINTANHVEAKIQFEEAESLLGYMHDEIENAEFNYMIAIFYYHTLKPILAIQYAMKAKEVFAHCEGYELKTAACLNTLGMASIRLNEFENAEEYLISALDTFRKCDDEILTKRVKHNLGLLYASQNMSELAIKHLEDSLENNAKTMFLLAREHFKLGNHDIANEYIVKGYNISDVCYRHHFEITRALHNKAPQAELEKLVIEGISYFEKEELYDWVKEYASLLGEKFYDSKDHEKASKYLHVALDADKKSIERRALK; the protein is encoded by the coding sequence ATGAGTGTTGAAATTATTTCTAAAGAAGAAATCACAAAATTATTAAATGACTGGTATCAATCTATGATTGCACAACGTGTATTACAGTCTAAAAAAATTAAAGAAGATATTGAAAATAAAATTAATCATATCAAGGAAGACAAGACAATATTAATTTACTACGCTTTACTTAATGCAAGGTATAACCTTCTAATACGTGATATGGATAGTTCAAAAGATATTTTGGACAAAATCGAGATTTTACCAGAGCAAGCTGAAACACTTTTGGAGTACTATCATCATTTATTTAAAGCTATTTACGCCATCAATACAGCAAACCACGTCGAAGCGAAGATTCAATTTGAGGAAGCTGAAAGCCTTCTTGGTTACATGCATGATGAAATTGAAAATGCTGAATTTAATTATATGATTGCTATTTTCTACTACCATACTTTAAAACCTATTTTAGCAATCCAATACGCTATGAAAGCAAAAGAAGTATTTGCACATTGCGAAGGATATGAACTAAAAACTGCTGCATGTCTAAATACTTTAGGAATGGCAAGCATACGACTAAATGAATTCGAAAACGCAGAAGAATATCTCATTTCAGCATTAGATACTTTCAGAAAATGTGATGATGAAATTCTGACTAAACGAGTTAAACATAATTTAGGGCTTTTATATGCAAGTCAAAACATGTCAGAGTTAGCAATTAAGCATTTAGAGGATTCATTAGAAAATAACGCTAAAACTATGTTTCTTTTAGCGAGAGAGCATTTCAAGTTAGGTAACCATGATATTGCTAATGAATATATTGTAAAGGGCTATAATATTAGTGACGTATGTTATCGCCACCATTTTGAAATTACTAGGGCATTACATAACAAAGCACCACAAGCAGAATTAGAAAAATTAGTTATAGAAGGTATTTCGTATTTTGAAAAAGAAGAATTATATGATTGGGTAAAAGAATATGCATCTCTTTTAGGTGAGAAATTCTATGATTCAAAAGACCATGAAAAAGCGAGTAAGTATTTGCACGTTGCTTTGGATGCAGACAAAAAGAGCATAGAAAGAAGGGCGCTAAAATGA
- a CDS encoding aspartate phosphatase → MKKAILLMMMLSAVFTFGITIVKDAPQNEPIQVFMDHGEHI, encoded by the coding sequence ATGAAAAAAGCAATCCTATTAATGATGATGTTATCCGCTGTTTTTACTTTTGGGATTACTATTGTAAAAGACGCACCACAAAACGAACCAATTCAAGTATTTATGGATCATGGAGAACATATTTAA
- a CDS encoding HD domain-containing protein, with translation MTKQEKVQKTITFVKHILEKDASGHDWYHIERVHKLAISLSEQEGGNRFIIEMAALLHDVADEKLNESEEAGMKKVSDWLEELHVEEEESKHVLHIIANMSYKGGHGGKVESLEGKIVQDADRLDALGAIGIARTFAYGGAKGRLMYDPTIPPREVMTKDEYRKNNDPSLNHFYEKLLKLKDLMNTNAAKQEAEVRHRYMEQFIEQFMKEWNAQI, from the coding sequence ATGACAAAACAAGAAAAGGTTCAAAAAACAATTACTTTTGTAAAACATATTTTAGAAAAAGATGCGAGTGGGCATGATTGGTATCATATTGAGCGCGTACATAAACTGGCGATTTCTTTATCCGAGCAAGAAGGAGGAAATCGTTTTATAATTGAAATGGCAGCATTACTTCACGATGTGGCAGATGAGAAGTTAAATGAAAGTGAAGAAGCAGGAATGAAAAAGGTTTCTGATTGGTTAGAAGAGTTACATGTTGAAGAAGAGGAAAGTAAACATGTTCTTCATATCATCGCCAATATGTCTTATAAAGGTGGTCATGGCGGTAAAGTTGAGTCACTTGAAGGGAAGATTGTTCAAGATGCAGATCGCTTAGACGCTCTTGGTGCAATTGGAATAGCTCGCACATTTGCATATGGTGGAGCGAAAGGGCGATTAATGTATGATCCAACTATTCCTCCGCGTGAAGTGATGACGAAAGATGAATATAGAAAAAATAATGACCCATCTCTAAATCATTTTTATGAAAAACTTTTAAAACTAAAAGACTTAATGAATACGAACGCAGCAAAACAAGAGGCTGAAGTTCGTCATCGTTATATGGAACAGTTTATTGAACAATTTATGAAAGAGTGGAATGCACAAATATGA